The genomic segment tactacataatttctCAAAGTTCAATGACCATTTGAGATATTTACCCCATCGTCAGTATAATGGACCAGGTAAGCTATGTTACTTTCAAGATTACAAATTCCACATTTTAAGGAGGTTTACCTGTAAATATCTATTCAAAGTGatcaaataatgtaaaaaaaaaaaaaaaaaaaaaaaaaattacactgacGAGTGTATTTAACTTAAGACTCTTTATTGAAACTATTTTTCTTCTATTATGCTTCCTAACTTAGATGTAACATTCACATGTCACAGATGGAACAGGGGAACCAAATCCAGAAGGAATTGAATACTACAACAATCTCATAGATGCCTTACTAGAAAAAGGTTCCATTAAATTAACATACTATCTGAAAAAAACCAAATTTAACATGAAGCTAATCATTTTATTATTGTCACATTAGGTATTCAACCCTATGTCACTTTGTTTCACTGGGATCTACCACAGACGCTTGAAGATTCGTACGAGGGATTTTTAAGTAAACGAATAATGTAAGTATGTTAACACTTGCCTGCAGTCTTTCTTTCAGAAGTATAAGTACAGAATTCCAGCTAATAAACTCTATTTTATTGCAGAAAGGAATTCGAACGATATGCTATTACTTGTTTCAAAGCTTTCGGGGATAGAGTGAAGCATTGGATCACCTTTAACGAGCCTCACGGTTTCACAATTCAAGGTTATGATTTGGGAATTCAAGCTCCAGGAAGGTGCTCTATTCTATTGCACTTGTTCTGCAGGAAAGGAAAATCGTCCGTCGAGCCTTATATCGTAGCACATAATATTCTGTTGTCTCATGCTGCTGCTTATCGTGCTTATAACAAAAAGTTCAAGGTATTTCACTTCGAAACAAGAATTTTTTGCGATAGATATTTGATGACTACTCGGTTAAAATAATGACGAGAAATAGTATATTGACATAATCCTATTCTTATTCCCCTAGTATTCCAAGCAGTGGCGTAGCTATATAGACTAAAGGGTAGTCAGTTGAACAGACGAGTCTGAAAATTATACTGTGTATATAAGTCAAATTTTGTTTCTTATAGATATATATTAAATCCTGCAGACTCTTAACGAAACTTTTGGCTTCGTCACTGACTCCAGGCAAGTCAACGAGGCAAAGTGGGGATAGCATTAGATTCTAAATGGTACGAGCCACGTTCAGATTGCGAAGAGGACAGAGCTGCTGCAAGTAGAGCGATGGATTTTGGACTTGGCTGGTAATTTTAATCATGTACTTCTTATAAATGAATGgggtttgaagaaaaattgagtGTAACGTACCGATTTAACAAAAACAAAGTGACTCAGGTTCCTTGATCCACTTCTCCTGGGGAATTATCCTCTTTCAATGCAGAAGTTGGTGGCTGAAAGACTACCCAAGATCAGTCCTGAGGAGTCAAAAATACTGAAGGGATCTATTGATTTTCTTGGCATCAATCACTACACAACGTTATATGCGCGGAATGATAGAGCAAGGATCATGAAGTTTATGATGAACGACGCTTACTCTGACTCTGCTGTAATAACTACCGGTAAGATGTCAAAATTACTATAGTCAGGCCTCTCCATGACAGTTATcctctataataacatttcatTCTAATGTTGGAAACGATTTTTcctgttatgttatattatgtgTTCTCTATAAAAACATTTTGCTATAGCAACCAAAAAGTATTCGGATGAACGGCaacgttatagagaggtttgactgtatttgaATTGGATGATAAATCAAGAGTATCAGCTGATCACCTTTGTTATTTCAGCTTTCAGGCACGGAGTCGCAATTGGAGAAAAGGTATGCCTGACAGTTGCGAGTGCTCGTCCATATTTTGCCAAAGTGTGATTTTTGTCCTTAAGAACGTGTCTTTGTCCAGGCTGCATCTGGTTGGCTACGCATCGTCCCATGGGGCATTCGGAAGTTAATGAATTACATCAAAGATAAATATGGAAACCCTTTGGTGATGATTACTGAAAATGGTAAGAAATGTTATCCTGCATAAGTAAGAAACAGAACATGAGTGACAAAAGCCCGTGCTTGAATATCCTGAATGCAGGTACGGATGAACCTAACATATCCCATATAGCGTTAAATGATGCATTACAAGATGACAGGAGAATAACTTACCATAGAGACTATCTCTCAAATCTCTCTGCTGCCATAAGGTGCATTCAACTGGCTTCGCTATTCTCAAACTTCAATTTAGTTCATTTTTTTAGTACTGCTATTTTTTGGGATTCTTGGTTATTTTGTTCTTGCATCAGATTTGACGAAATGTCCAACTAACACAGGGAAGACAATTGCAATATCAAAGGTTACTTTGTTTGGTCCCTACTTGATAACTGGGAATGGAACTCGGGTTATACAGTACGGTTTGGATTATACTATGTAGACTTCAAGAATAATCTCACAAGGACACCAAAGTCCTCTGCTAAATGGTTCAAGAGCATGCTGACATCGGAGAGAAATTTGAACAGCATGCTGACATCAGAGAGAAACCTGAAGACACAATAATGAAATATGCTGTTCATTTGAATTCGACGATAAGATGATACTATAAAATTTGATCTATGTACATTAACATCATTGCTTGTACATTTTGTGCCATAGAATACTGTAAAATTTGATCTATATACATCAAATTCATAGCTTGTAAATTTTGTaccataaacataaaatataaatgTTCAATAGAATACAAAGGATATAAATGTTCAATAGAATACAAAGGATATAAATGTTCAATAGAATACAATAAATTCAGAGGAAAATGAAGCATTCGATGTCTGTTCTGTTTTCCTTTTCCAAGTCCAGCTTGTGTGACACTGACATTACTTAAACATCAACCATTCAAAAGTCAAAACTAGAGCGAAAATATCGGCTTGAAGGCGCACATCCATACTTTGAAAGCCATCACACAGGCTGTGGCCGATGGAAACATGGCTGGTTTACAAAGGCTGTAAGTTTCAAACTCAGATTGCCCAGGTAAAATGTTATGGCCAGTTTGTTACCTAGACAAGGGTGAAGACTACTCCATGAAGACTAACATTTAGATCAATGATTATTAATTCCAAATTTCCATCCCAATCAAACCCACATTGCCAGATTTATTACTTGTGCAGTTCTTGCTTGAGGAGTTCCGAAACGAGAACCATTACATTGATGGATAGATCCAAGTAAATATACCGGGGAAACACCTGACCCACTTCCCTCCCCAAGACTTGTCAGGATATGGACACGGATATAGAGCTCCGAAATATGGCATATATAGCAAGACTAGCGCACTCACACGACATTCTGCAATCCATGGAGGAGAGAATTGCTCGAGGAAATTTTCTGAAACTAGAGAGCTCTTAGCTAGCATCAAAGC from the Lycium ferocissimum isolate CSIRO_LF1 chromosome 11, AGI_CSIRO_Lferr_CH_V1, whole genome shotgun sequence genome contains:
- the LOC132037268 gene encoding putative beta-glucosidase 41 isoform X1, coding for MKIIFSLFIICLSCLSVNSESINRSDFPEEFIFGTASSAYQFEGAVDEGNKGISIWDTFIKRPGRILDFSNANTAVDQYHRFQSDIELMKNIGMDAYRFSISWTRIFPNGTGEPNPEGIEYYNNLIDALLEKGIQPYVTLFHWDLPQTLEDSYEGFLSKRIIKEFERYAITCFKAFGDRVKHWITFNEPHGFTIQGYDLGIQAPGRCSILLHLFCRKGKSSVEPYIVAHNILLSHAAAYRAYNKKFKASQRGKVGIALDSKWYEPRSDCEEDRAAASRAMDFGLGWFLDPLLLGNYPLSMQKLVAERLPKISPEESKILKGSIDFLGINHYTTLYARNDRARIMKFMMNDAYSDSAVITTAFRHGVAIGEKAASGWLRIVPWGIRKLMNYIKDKYGNPLVMITENGTDEPNISHIALNDALQDDRRITYHRDYLSNLSAAIREDNCNIKGYFVWSLLDNWEWNSGYTVRFGLYYVDFKNNLTRTPKSSAKWFKSMLTSERNLNSMLTSERNLKTQ
- the LOC132037268 gene encoding putative beta-glucosidase 41 isoform X2, translated to MKIIFSLFIICLSCLSVNSESINRSDFPEEFIFGTASSAYQFEGAVDEGNKGISIWDTFIKRPGRILDFSNANTAVDQYHRFQSDIELMKNIGMDAYRFSISWTRIFPNGTGEPNPEGIEYYNNLIDALLEKGIQPYVTLFHWDLPQTLEDSYEGFLSKRIIKEFERYAITCFKAFGDRVKHWITFNEPHGFTIQGYDLGIQAPGRCSILLHLFCRKGKSSVEPYIVAHNILLSHAAAYRAYNKKFKASQRGKVGIALDSKWYEPRSDCEEDRAAASRAMDFGLGWFLDPLLLGNYPLSMQKLVAERLPKISPEESKILKGSIDFLGINHYTTLYARNDRARIMKFMMNDAYSDSAVITTAFRHGVAIGEKAASGWLRIVPWGIRKLMNYIKDKYGNPLVMITENGTDEPNISHIALNDALQDDRRITYHRDYLSNLSAAIRFDEMSN